Proteins from a genomic interval of Helicobacter pylori Shi112:
- a CDS encoding YkgJ family cysteine cluster protein — protein MKGSNEKLDRFPCTSCGLCCKNITGIVELVGFDAGNGVCKFLDLETNLCKIYESRPLICRVDEAHKKLYSHIPLEEFYAKNAEVCNALQEANHMDKSFRVIVQ, from the coding sequence ATGAAAGGATCAAATGAAAAGCTTGATCGCTTCCCCTGCACCTCTTGTGGGCTGTGCTGTAAAAATATCACCGGGATTGTTGAGCTTGTTGGGTTTGATGCGGGCAATGGGGTGTGCAAGTTTTTGGATTTAGAAACCAATCTGTGCAAGATTTATGAATCCCGCCCGTTAATTTGTAGGGTTGATGAAGCGCACAAAAAGCTTTATTCTCATATCCCGCTGGAGGAGTTTTATGCCAAAAACGCAGAGGTTTGCAACGCTTTGCAAGAAGCAAACCATATGGATAAGAGCTTTAGGGTTATTGTTCAATAA
- the ftsY gene encoding signal recognition particle-docking protein FtsY produces the protein MFNFFKKIVNKIKGEETKEKKRQSVPKEELEEILIGFDIQYDLIESLLNHLGDLITPKQLEVALLRFVRGESYYDKTRLKTITTKPLVHLIVGVNGAGKTTTIAKLAKLSLKQHKKALLGAGDTFRAAAVKQLQLWGEKLNIQVISAKEGSDPSSLAYNTIESAIAKNIDEVFIDTAGRLHNQTNLKNELSKIARTCSKVLKDAPFYKFLILDGTQGSSGLTQAKIFHETLALDGVIMTKLDGTSKGGAILSVLYELKLPILYLGMGEKEDDLIAFDEERFIEDLVDAVFVEQ, from the coding sequence ATGTTTAATTTTTTCAAAAAAATTGTCAATAAAATTAAGGGTGAAGAGACTAAAGAAAAAAAGCGTCAAAGCGTTCCTAAAGAGGAATTAGAAGAAATTTTGATTGGCTTTGACATTCAATACGATTTGATAGAGAGTTTGTTAAATCATTTAGGCGATTTAATCACGCCCAAGCAATTAGAAGTCGCTTTGTTGCGTTTCGTGCGTGGGGAAAGCTATTATGATAAAACACGCCTAAAAACCATCACCACAAAACCCTTAGTGCATCTCATCGTGGGGGTTAATGGGGCGGGTAAAACCACAACGATCGCCAAACTCGCCAAGCTCTCTTTAAAACAGCATAAAAAAGCGCTTTTAGGGGCAGGCGATACCTTTAGAGCGGCCGCAGTCAAACAGCTCCAATTATGGGGCGAAAAGCTTAACATTCAAGTCATTAGCGCTAAAGAAGGGAGCGATCCAAGCTCTCTAGCTTATAACACCATAGAAAGCGCGATCGCTAAAAATATAGATGAAGTTTTTATAGACACCGCCGGGAGGTTACACAACCAGACCAACCTTAAAAACGAGCTTTCTAAAATCGCGCGCACCTGCTCTAAAGTCTTAAAAGACGCCCCCTTTTATAAATTCCTTATTTTAGACGGCACGCAAGGGAGTTCTGGACTCACTCAAGCCAAGATTTTCCATGAGACTTTGGCGTTAGACGGCGTGATTATGACTAAGCTTGATGGCACTTCTAAAGGCGGAGCGATTTTAAGCGTGCTGTATGAGTTGAAATTACCCATTCTTTATTTAGGAATGGGCGAAAAAGAAGACGACTTGATCGCTTTTGATGAAGAACGCTTTATAGAAGACTTGGTTGATGCGGTGTTTGTGGAACAATAA
- the flhB gene encoding flagellar biosynthesis protein FlhB: MAEEEKTELPSAKKIQKAREEGNVPKSMEVVGFLGLLAGLLSIFVFFIWWVDGFSEMYRHVVKDFSLDFSKESVQKLFNQLAKDTFLLLLPVLIILVVVAFLSNVLQFGWLFAPKVIEPKFSKINPINGVKNLFSLKKLLDGSLITLKVFLAFFLGFFIFSLFLGELNHAALLNLQGQLLWFKSKALLLISSLLFLFFILAFIDLMIKRRQYTNSLKMTKQEVKDEYKQQEGNPEIKAKIRQMMLKNATNKMMQEIPKANVVVTNPTHYAVALKFDEEHPVPVVVAKGTDYLAIRIKGIAREHDIEIIENKTLARELYRDVKLNATIPEELFEAVAIVFAQVAKLEQERQKQKIIKPL, from the coding sequence ATGGCTGAAGAAGAAAAAACCGAACTCCCTAGCGCGAAAAAAATCCAAAAAGCCAGAGAAGAAGGCAATGTGCCTAAGAGCATGGAAGTGGTGGGGTTTTTAGGGTTATTAGCTGGATTACTCAGTATTTTTGTTTTTTTTATATGGTGGGTGGATGGCTTTAGCGAGATGTATCGCCATGTAGTGAAAGATTTTTCCCTAGATTTCAGTAAAGAAAGCGTTCAAAAGCTGTTTAACCAATTGGCTAAAGACACTTTTTTATTGCTTTTACCTGTTTTAATCATTTTAGTGGTGGTGGCGTTTTTATCTAATGTCTTGCAATTTGGCTGGCTCTTTGCCCCTAAAGTCATTGAGCCTAAATTTTCTAAAATCAACCCTATCAATGGCGTCAAAAACCTTTTTTCTTTAAAAAAGCTCCTTGATGGGAGTTTGATCACCTTAAAAGTTTTTTTAGCTTTTTTTCTGGGGTTTTTCATCTTTTCTTTATTTTTAGGGGAATTAAACCATGCGGCTCTTTTGAATTTGCAAGGCCAATTATTGTGGTTTAAAAGCAAGGCGTTACTGCTCATTTCTTCGCTTTTATTTTTATTTTTTATCTTGGCTTTTATAGATTTAATGATCAAACGCCGCCAATACACCAACTCTTTAAAGATGACTAAGCAAGAAGTTAAGGACGAATACAAACAGCAAGAAGGAAACCCAGAAATCAAAGCCAAAATCCGCCAAATGATGCTAAAAAACGCCACGAATAAAATGATGCAAGAAATCCCTAAAGCTAATGTCGTGGTTACTAACCCTACCCATTATGCCGTCGCTCTCAAATTTGATGAAGAACACCCTGTGCCGGTGGTGGTGGCTAAAGGCACGGATTATTTAGCCATTAGGATTAAGGGTATCGCTAGAGAGCATGACATAGAAATTATAGAAAACAAAACGCTCGCTAGAGAGCTTTATAGAGATGTGAAATTAAACGCTACCATACCAGAAGAATTGTTTGAAGCCGTGGCGATTGTCTTTGCTCAAGTGGCTAAATTAGAGCAAGAACGCCAGAAACAAAAGATCATTAAACCTCTTTAA
- the moaA gene encoding GTP 3',8-cyclase MoaA — protein MLVDSFNRVIDYIRVSVTKQCNFRCQYCMPTTPLNFFDDEELLPLDNVLEFLKIAIDEGVKKIRITGGEPLLRKGLDEFIAKLHAYNKEVALVLSTNGFLLKKMAKDLKNAGLSRVNVSLDSLKSDRVLKISQKDALKNTLEGVEESLKVGLKLKLNMVVMKSVNDDEILELLEYAKNRNIQIRYIEFMENTHAKSLVKGLKEREILDLIAQKYQIIATEKPKQGSSKIYTLENGYQFGIIAPHSDDFCQSCNRIRLASDGKICPCLYYQDAIDAKEAIMNKDTKNIKRLLKQSIINKPEKNMWNDKNSETPTRAFYYTGG, from the coding sequence GTGTTAGTAGATAGTTTTAATAGGGTTATTGACTATATTAGGGTTTCTGTAACCAAACAATGTAATTTCAGGTGTCAGTATTGCATGCCTACTACGCCATTAAATTTTTTTGATGATGAAGAATTATTGCCTTTGGATAATGTTTTAGAATTTCTTAAAATCGCCATTGATGAAGGCGTTAAAAAAATTAGAATCACCGGTGGGGAGCCGCTATTACGCAAAGGCTTAGATGAATTTATCGCCAAACTACACGCTTACAATAAGGAAGTGGCGTTAGTTTTAAGCACTAATGGTTTTTTACTCAAAAAAATGGCTAAGGATTTAAAAAATGCCGGGTTATCCCGAGTGAATGTTTCATTGGATTCTTTAAAAAGCGATAGGGTTTTAAAAATCTCTCAAAAAGACGCTCTTAAAAATACGCTAGAAGGGGTTGAAGAGTCCTTGAAAGTGGGTTTAAAACTCAAATTAAACATGGTTGTGATGAAAAGCGTTAATGATGATGAAATCTTAGAGCTTTTAGAATACGCAAAAAATAGGAATATCCAAATCCGCTACATTGAATTTATGGAAAACACGCATGCCAAAAGTTTGGTTAAAGGCCTGAAAGAGCGAGAAATTTTAGATTTGATCGCTCAAAAATATCAAATCATTGCGACAGAAAAACCTAAACAAGGGTCTTCTAAAATCTACACGCTAGAAAATGGCTATCAATTTGGCATTATCGCTCCGCATAGCGATGATTTTTGCCAATCTTGCAATCGTATCCGTTTGGCTTCTGATGGTAAGATTTGCCCATGTTTATACTATCAAGACGCCATAGACGCTAAAGAGGCGATCATGAATAAGGATACAAAAAATATAAAAAGGCTTTTAAAGCAATCTATCATCAATAAACCAGAAAAAAACATGTGGAATGATAAAAACAGCGAAACTCCCACAAGGGCGTTTTACTACACAGGGGGGTAG
- a CDS encoding interferon alpha-inducible IFI6/IFI27 family protein, with amino-acid sequence MPLPFILGGLALAAAGYGVKKGIDAKNTNDEAKDLFKKAEERLEETKKRVEFAQSDCKNAFARFGEKKLHVISRGVSRFVEHFNQLEGHEFVINNMDMQNIQEQVSEALNVVNKCKEMGLSDLASLGGVGTAVGVLATYGAYTGISATAGGTVLSSLSGALAWMSGGAISLGGGLAAGSMALIGGVGAAPVIAILGVLSAKKMEKKLEDVKAYCCEVEEAITKAYGVIDDLLAVERVVKLFTRQITKCDALFFSLSQDAIATMKKHNYDTSRYNQKEKDQLCVTVSILMTLSAFLKVPIIDKHQKLQEKAKRALEIMKRQMDNLESGRYNVAMIQSRQKDLENL; translated from the coding sequence ATGCCATTACCATTCATTTTAGGAGGGTTAGCTCTAGCGGCTGCAGGATACGGGGTTAAAAAGGGGATTGATGCAAAGAATACCAACGACGAAGCTAAAGACCTATTCAAAAAAGCAGAGGAACGGCTAGAAGAAACAAAGAAGAGGGTTGAGTTTGCTCAGTCTGATTGCAAGAATGCTTTTGCAAGGTTTGGTGAGAAGAAGCTCCATGTCATAAGCCGTGGCGTTTCAAGGTTTGTGGAGCATTTCAATCAATTGGAGGGTCATGAGTTTGTCATCAACAATATGGATATGCAAAACATTCAAGAGCAAGTCTCAGAAGCGCTAAATGTTGTCAATAAGTGTAAAGAGATGGGTTTATCAGATCTTGCTAGTTTGGGTGGCGTGGGTACTGCGGTTGGAGTTCTTGCCACTTATGGCGCATACACCGGTATAAGCGCGACGGCTGGTGGCACGGTGCTGTCGTCTCTTAGTGGCGCTCTTGCTTGGATGAGTGGCGGGGCGATTTCTTTGGGAGGTGGGTTGGCTGCTGGGAGTATGGCGTTGATTGGAGGGGTTGGGGCTGCACCCGTGATCGCAATCTTGGGAGTTTTGAGCGCTAAAAAAATGGAAAAAAAGCTAGAAGATGTTAAAGCTTATTGCTGCGAGGTTGAAGAGGCGATCACTAAAGCCTATGGGGTGATTGACGACCTTTTAGCCGTTGAGAGAGTGGTAAAGCTTTTCACCAGACAGATCACCAAATGCGATGCATTGTTCTTTTCGCTCTCTCAAGACGCCATCGCCACGATGAAAAAGCATAACTACGATACCTCTCGTTACAATCAAAAAGAAAAAGATCAACTCTGCGTTACGGTTTCAATCCTCATGACTTTGAGCGCTTTTTTGAAAGTCCCCATCATAGACAAACACCAAAAGCTCCAAGAGAAAGCGAAAAGGGCTTTGGAGATCATGAAAAGGCAGATGGATAACTTAGAAAGCGGGCGTTATAATGTGGCAATGATCCAATCCAGGCAAAAAGATCTTGAAAACCTGTAA
- the rny gene encoding ribonuclease Y — MKKIYYARGQTILKGASAKAKLMEFQAKSFVEAEEMRMKSQECKLQQQYENKNLQLQTHFEKKEVHLKHLEAQHKEFVRDEKRYLEKEKQELEKERQILEQERENFKKQRAVCKEAQAKALDAMLNYMAYTKDEIKSMVLEQLEEELEAQKSALIKRYEKEAKEEGKKKSYAILAEATARFAGNYAAENLTTRIALPCSDYIGRVIGKDGKNIEAFKKVSGVDIEFSEGSSELYLSSFNLYRREVASETLKILIEDGRIQPNRIEEVYHRVVRNMEKELLSEGESVVLELELGAMEDELKILIGKMRYRSSFGQNALQHSKEVALLAGLIAEQLGGDKKLARRAGILHDIGKALTQELGRDHVNLGVEVCKRHKEDPVVINAIYAHHGHEEIMSVECASVCAADALSAGRPGARRKSDEEYAKRMQALEEIALEFDGVEKAYAMESGRELRVVVKSNQVRDNQVPIIARKIAKKIEESAQYVGEVGVQVVRESRFKTTATLKQ; from the coding sequence ATGAAAAAGATCTATTATGCTAGAGGGCAAACCATTTTAAAAGGCGCTTCAGCTAAAGCCAAATTAATGGAGTTTCAAGCGAAATCTTTTGTGGAAGCTGAAGAGATGCGCATGAAAAGCCAAGAATGCAAATTGCAACAGCAATACGAAAATAAAAATTTGCAACTCCAAACCCATTTTGAAAAAAAAGAAGTGCATTTGAAGCATCTAGAAGCGCAACACAAAGAATTTGTAAGAGATGAAAAACGCTATTTGGAAAAGGAAAAACAAGAGCTTGAAAAAGAACGCCAAATTTTAGAGCAAGAGAGGGAAAATTTTAAAAAACAGCGCGCTGTTTGCAAAGAAGCTCAAGCCAAAGCACTAGATGCGATGCTCAATTACATGGCTTATACCAAAGATGAAATTAAAAGCATGGTTTTAGAGCAATTAGAAGAAGAATTAGAAGCGCAAAAAAGCGCGTTAATCAAGCGTTATGAAAAAGAAGCCAAAGAAGAGGGCAAGAAAAAATCGTATGCCATTTTAGCGGAAGCGACAGCCCGTTTTGCGGGTAATTATGCGGCAGAGAATTTAACAACTCGCATTGCTTTGCCTTGCTCAGATTATATCGGTCGTGTGATAGGCAAAGACGGGAAAAATATTGAAGCGTTTAAAAAAGTCAGTGGGGTGGATATAGAATTTAGCGAAGGTAGCAGCGAATTGTATTTGTCCAGTTTCAATCTTTATCGGCGTGAAGTAGCGAGCGAAACGCTTAAAATTTTAATAGAAGACGGCCGTATCCAGCCTAACAGGATTGAAGAAGTTTATCATAGAGTCGTGCGCAACATGGAAAAAGAATTGCTTTCTGAAGGGGAGAGCGTGGTGCTAGAATTAGAGCTTGGGGCTATGGAAGATGAGCTTAAAATTTTAATAGGCAAAATGCGTTATCGTTCTAGTTTTGGGCAAAACGCCTTACAGCATTCTAAAGAAGTCGCTCTTTTAGCCGGCTTGATTGCAGAACAGCTTGGGGGGGATAAAAAACTCGCCAGAAGAGCCGGTATTTTGCACGATATTGGTAAAGCGCTCACCCAAGAGCTTGGGAGAGATCATGTGAATTTAGGGGTTGAGGTGTGCAAGCGCCATAAAGAAGATCCGGTTGTGATTAATGCGATTTATGCCCACCATGGGCATGAAGAGATCATGAGCGTAGAGTGCGCGAGCGTGTGCGCGGCTGATGCGCTTTCAGCAGGGCGTCCTGGGGCTAGAAGAAAGAGCGATGAAGAATACGCTAAACGCATGCAAGCTTTAGAAGAGATCGCGCTAGAATTTGATGGGGTGGAAAAGGCGTATGCGATGGAGAGCGGGCGAGAATTAAGAGTGGTTGTCAAATCCAACCAAGTCAGGGACAATCAAGTGCCTATTATTGCCAGAAAGATCGCTAAAAAGATAGAAGAGAGCGCTCAGTATGTGGGCGAAGTGGGCGTGCAAGTGGTGCGAGAAAGCCGTTTTAAAACGACCGCTACGCTCAAGCAATAA
- the mobA gene encoding molybdenum cofactor guanylyltransferase MobA codes for MKNPIIDNIPCVLLAGGKSSRFIINNIQINKALMPFESYSSLLEYQYTRLLKLFKKVIISAKKSYELNAPYLLERESDLFSPLFGIHNAFLTLQTPYIFFIPIDTPLVSFESIKALCGIKNFSVTYAKSPTKEHYLISLWHQNSLNALNYALKTQNYRLSDLVKNTSSIAMHLDKEEEFLNLNTLKDYELAVQILKERTNG; via the coding sequence TTGAAAAACCCTATCATTGATAACATTCCTTGCGTTTTACTGGCTGGGGGCAAAAGCTCTCGTTTTATCATTAATAACATTCAAATCAATAAGGCTCTCATGCCTTTTGAATCGTATTCTAGCCTTTTAGAATACCAATACACGCGCCTTTTAAAACTTTTCAAAAAAGTCATTATCAGCGCTAAAAAATCGTATGAACTAAACGCTCCCTATCTTTTAGAAAGAGAGAGCGATCTTTTTTCACCCCTTTTTGGCATTCATAACGCTTTTTTAACATTGCAAACCCCTTATATTTTTTTTATCCCTATAGATACGCCTTTAGTGTCCTTTGAAAGCATTAAGGCTCTTTGTGGGATTAAAAACTTTAGCGTAACCTATGCTAAAAGTCCTACAAAAGAACATTATTTGATTTCTTTGTGGCATCAAAATAGCCTTAACGCTCTTAATTACGCTCTTAAAACACAAAATTATCGCCTTAGTGATCTTGTGAAAAATACCTCTTCTATCGCTATGCATTTGGATAAAGAAGAAGAGTTTTTAAACCTAAACACCCTAAAAGACTATGAATTAGCCGTTCAAATTTTAAAAGAGAGGACCAATGGCTGA
- a CDS encoding MATE family efflux transporter — protein sequence MYQVKKIFSLALPSGINAFLDVLVVALSVFFVGKISHHHIVALGVGLQFLMLFYGINTILYTGTNAILSRLVGARDFTQINHAFSSIFIGAFVICLGVLFVSYFLIEPFLNWMRLQDPSRQLTQDYLEVLVIALPSIFLKNVLVSALASFSDTLTPFIVKIIMVIACIFLNQALIFGDFGFKEMGIVGSALANVIVSYLELLALGVWIQIKKIPLKFKITFNFSFLKTMFRVGWPAGFERLLSLFSLILLSKFVASYGDKVLAGMQIGIRVETFSFMPGFGFMIAAMVLTGQNLGANKPKIATEYAHLILKISMGLMGVLGIVLVLFAKEFANLFSQDEEVLEVARSYLIAVGLSQAPLIGYFVLDGVFRGAGISKVSLYINTLSLWGLRIMPIYLLLIYHFKVEFIFVVIASETFLRSFIYYKVFSKGIWKRCGKKA from the coding sequence ATCTATCAAGTTAAGAAAATCTTTTCTTTAGCCTTACCCTCTGGGATTAATGCTTTTTTAGATGTGCTAGTGGTCGCGCTCTCGGTTTTTTTTGTGGGCAAGATTTCTCACCATCACATTGTGGCTTTAGGGGTGGGCTTGCAATTTTTGATGCTTTTTTATGGCATCAATACGATTTTATACACCGGCACTAACGCCATTCTTTCTAGGCTTGTGGGGGCTAGGGATTTTACTCAAATCAATCACGCTTTTTCAAGTATTTTTATAGGGGCGTTTGTGATCTGTTTGGGCGTGCTGTTTGTTTCTTATTTTTTGATTGAGCCTTTTTTAAATTGGATGCGATTGCAAGATCCTTCGCGCCAATTGACGCAAGATTATTTAGAAGTCTTAGTCATCGCGCTACCGAGTATTTTTTTAAAAAATGTTTTAGTTTCAGCGCTCGCTAGCTTTTCAGACACCCTAACCCCCTTTATTGTCAAAATCATCATGGTCATCGCATGCATTTTCTTGAATCAAGCCTTGATTTTTGGGGATTTTGGTTTTAAAGAAATGGGGATTGTAGGCTCTGCTTTAGCGAATGTGATTGTTTCTTATTTGGAATTACTCGCGCTTGGCGTTTGGATACAAATCAAAAAAATCCCTTTAAAATTCAAAATAACCTTTAATTTTTCTTTTTTAAAAACCATGTTTAGAGTGGGTTGGCCGGCCGGGTTTGAGCGCTTATTGAGCTTATTTTCTTTAATCCTCTTATCCAAATTTGTAGCGAGCTATGGGGATAAAGTGTTAGCGGGCATGCAAATAGGCATTAGGGTTGAAACCTTTTCGTTCATGCCCGGATTTGGGTTTATGATCGCAGCGATGGTTTTAACAGGGCAAAATTTGGGGGCGAACAAGCCAAAAATCGCCACAGAATACGCGCATTTGATTTTAAAAATTTCTATGGGTTTAATGGGGGTTTTAGGGATTGTTTTAGTTTTATTCGCTAAAGAATTTGCGAACCTTTTTTCTCAAGATGAAGAAGTCTTGGAAGTGGCGCGATCTTATTTGATCGCTGTGGGTCTTTCTCAAGCCCCCTTAATTGGGTATTTTGTGCTGGATGGAGTTTTTAGAGGGGCTGGCATTTCTAAAGTCTCACTGTATATTAACACCCTAAGCTTATGGGGGTTAAGGATCATGCCCATTTACTTGCTTTTAATTTATCATTTTAAGGTGGAATTTATTTTTGTAGTGATCGCATCAGAAACTTTTTTGCGCTCATTCATCTATTACAAAGTTTTTTCTAAAGGCATTTGGAAAAGGTGCGGGAAAAAGGCTTGA
- a CDS encoding 5-formyltetrahydrofolate cyclo-ligase, with product MFRDFCKERLKRAKPTKDKAVRDKLACKLLFWKLKDYQNILLYSPLGHELDIRSLILKLRQKNKRVWLPKSIKKGANFSKEGFTIAPFRLPLRRLGWFDEPSLSRYYKRELDCIVVPILGMDTSFRRVGFGLGMYDRSLPQLFKRRLKRPLIVFVSRELALANGVLTDAYDIEADLYMNARIVMKNNKRKHYEQRVNLHFIRSLSSVFDYRSNHVLCDEKDLLC from the coding sequence ATTTTTAGAGATTTTTGTAAAGAACGCTTGAAAAGGGCTAAACCAACCAAAGATAAAGCAGTCAGGGATAAACTGGCTTGCAAGCTTTTATTTTGGAAACTCAAAGATTATCAAAATATTTTATTGTATAGCCCATTAGGGCATGAGCTTGACATTAGGTCTTTGATTTTGAAGTTAAGACAAAAAAATAAGCGCGTGTGGTTGCCTAAAAGCATCAAAAAAGGCGCTAATTTTTCTAAAGAGGGTTTCACTATCGCGCCCTTTAGGTTGCCCTTAAGGCGTTTGGGGTGGTTTGATGAGCCGAGCTTGTCGCGTTATTATAAGCGGGAATTGGATTGTATTGTCGTGCCGATTTTAGGGATGGATACAAGCTTTAGGCGCGTGGGTTTTGGGCTAGGCATGTATGATAGGAGTTTGCCCCAATTATTCAAAAGGCGGCTAAAACGCCCCTTAATCGTGTTTGTGAGTAGGGAATTAGCTCTAGCTAATGGTGTTCTTACAGACGCTTATGACATTGAAGCGGATCTTTATATGAATGCTCGTATCGTTATGAAGAATAATAAAAGGAAACATTATGAGCAGCGGGTTAATTTACATTTCATTAGAAGTCTTAGTAGCGTGTTTGATTACCGCTCTAATCATGTATTATGTGATGAAAAAGATCTATTATGCTAG
- a CDS encoding N-acetylmuramoyl-L-alanine amidase: protein MLVRLGVVACLFWLHFAYATTLKIINIVPFGSSSVKISFNQEIKTFKEVSLKNFKSYLELEAILTIPKKHYQFSKQSSITIAQFSPKLARVVISHAPKMTYEVKILKDKLYVSIVEKKPLIRHQMAPKHQVLKPPKHHALKHQVLKPAPKPIKKEAKEVKEKTPTKHARSKHTHSQWNERSAKKEIPKKEAENEGKNQVFIAEKNDAFIKTKRKKHKKIVLDAGHGGKDCGAMSANLVCEKDIVLEVVKFLHKELKKRGYSVLLTRDKDIYIDLVARTELANKKSADLFISVHANSIPKRSTSNAHGIETYFLSTARSERARKVAEQENKDDVNLMDYFSKSLLLNSLNTQRLIVSNKLAIDVQYGMLQSVRKNYPDVVDGGVREGPFWVLAGALMPSILIEIGYNSHAIESKRIQSKPYQKILAKGIADGIDSFFSKND from the coding sequence GTGCTTGTGAGGTTAGGGGTTGTTGCATGTCTTTTTTGGTTGCATTTTGCTTATGCGACAACCCTTAAAATTATCAATATTGTGCCTTTTGGCTCTAGCAGTGTCAAAATCTCTTTCAATCAAGAAATTAAAACATTCAAAGAAGTTTCGCTCAAAAATTTTAAGAGTTATTTGGAATTAGAAGCCATTTTAACCATTCCTAAAAAGCATTACCAGTTTTCTAAACAATCGTCCATCACGATCGCGCAATTTAGCCCTAAATTAGCGCGAGTGGTCATTAGCCATGCTCCCAAGATGACTTATGAAGTTAAAATCCTTAAAGACAAGCTCTATGTTTCTATCGTGGAGAAAAAGCCCTTAATAAGGCATCAAATGGCGCCAAAACACCAGGTGCTAAAACCACCCAAACACCATGCGCTAAAACACCAAGTGTTAAAACCTGCTCCTAAACCCATTAAAAAAGAGGCTAAAGAAGTTAAAGAAAAAACGCCAACTAAGCATGCGCGCTCAAAACACACGCATTCTCAATGGAACGAAAGGAGCGCTAAAAAAGAAATTCCTAAAAAAGAAGCAGAAAATGAGGGTAAGAACCAAGTTTTTATAGCAGAAAAAAATGATGCTTTCATCAAAACCAAGCGCAAAAAACACAAAAAGATTGTTTTAGACGCCGGGCATGGGGGGAAAGATTGCGGGGCGATGAGCGCGAATTTAGTGTGTGAAAAAGACATTGTTTTAGAAGTGGTGAAGTTTTTGCATAAAGAGCTTAAAAAAAGAGGCTATAGCGTTTTATTGACAAGGGATAAGGACATTTATATTGATTTAGTGGCCCGCACGGAATTAGCCAACAAAAAAAGCGCGGATTTATTCATCTCAGTGCATGCCAATTCTATCCCTAAACGCTCCACCTCTAACGCTCATGGCATAGAAACTTATTTTTTATCCACCGCAAGGAGCGAAAGGGCTAGGAAAGTGGCTGAGCAAGAAAATAAAGACGATGTGAATTTGATGGATTATTTTTCTAAAAGCTTGCTTTTAAATTCATTAAACACGCAGCGATTGATTGTTTCTAACAAACTGGCGATTGATGTGCAATACGGCATGCTCCAAAGTGTCCGCAAAAATTACCCTGATGTGGTGGATGGGGGCGTGAGAGAGGGGCCTTTTTGGGTGTTAGCCGGGGCCTTAATGCCTTCAATTTTAATAGAAATTGGTTATAATTCCCATGCGATAGAATCTAAACGCATCCAAAGCAAACCGTATCAAAAAATCTTGGCTAAGGGCATTGCTGATGGCATTGATAGTTTCTTCAGCAAGAATGATTAG